A genomic stretch from Candidatus Omnitrophota bacterium includes:
- a CDS encoding DUF308 domain-containing protein: MKKKVVTFEIGWGWFALLGACLLLAGFAAIYMPLITAVAIDVIIGGLLVIGGAANILFVLGHKDKQAFILKIACALVPLAVGAILVFYPLKGALLITALIAAYLAVEGILKTIAALYIKPDVNWGWLISSGIISILLSMFIWVNLPFNGMWILGILVGINLIFTGCYLVMTAVLHR; the protein is encoded by the coding sequence ATGAAAAAGAAGGTCGTTACTTTTGAAATAGGCTGGGGCTGGTTCGCTCTTCTGGGAGCGTGTCTTTTACTTGCCGGATTTGCAGCAATATATATGCCGCTTATAACAGCGGTAGCCATAGATGTCATTATCGGGGGACTCTTGGTGATCGGTGGAGCGGCTAACATCTTATTCGTTCTCGGGCACAAGGACAAACAGGCGTTCATATTGAAGATCGCGTGCGCGCTCGTCCCTTTGGCGGTAGGTGCGATACTGGTATTTTATCCCCTCAAAGGCGCGCTCTTGATCACGGCCCTTATAGCCGCGTATCTGGCCGTTGAAGGCATTCTGAAGACCATAGCGGCATTATACATAAAACCGGACGTGAACTGGGGGTGGCTTATCTCCAGCGGCATCATCTCAATACTACTTTCCATGTTCATCTGGGTCAACCTGCCGTTCAACGGCATGTGGATACTGGGCATCCTTGTAGGCATAAACCTTATCTTCACTGGATGTTACCTGGTAATGACGGCGGTACTGCACAGGTAA
- a CDS encoding DoxX family protein: MDKWREWAALPIRLGLGVMFMAHGLQKVFGLFGGPGIENFAKFLGSLNIDPPVPMAYMAGYGELLGGLCLILGLFTRLSAGVLTVIMVVAAVSVHLKNGFFLKDGGIEYVFVIVAACVSLMVSGGGKLSITKKL, translated from the coding sequence ATGGATAAATGGAGGGAATGGGCGGCATTACCCATAAGATTGGGGTTGGGTGTTATGTTCATGGCACATGGCCTGCAGAAGGTCTTCGGGCTTTTCGGCGGTCCCGGCATAGAGAACTTTGCCAAGTTCCTGGGGTCCCTGAATATAGATCCACCTGTTCCTATGGCTTATATGGCCGGATACGGAGAGCTTCTGGGCGGTCTCTGCCTCATACTGGGCCTCTTTACCAGGCTTTCGGCGGGCGTACTTACGGTAATAATGGTCGTGGCAGCGGTCAGTGTGCATCTTAAGAACGGATTTTTTCTTAAGGATGGCGGCATAGAGTATGTGTTTGTAATAGTGGCCGCTTGTGTCTCCCTGATGGTATCTGGGGGCGGAAAGTTGAGCATTACGAAAAAACTATGA
- a CDS encoding FAD-dependent oxidoreductase: protein MAQENIIIIGGGFAGLVLAERLSARKNSLGTGTRIILIDKKDDSHFLPGIPDIIGRGVPSGIFKYPIAKHAARHGYVHLKHNVTSIDPTRNVVEAGGFRIGYEYLVIAAGSETNFYGNDKIKNAAFRFDDADDVVKVLEAVNEDKYERYLICGGGYTGVEIATSLRIFLSRGKKNKEIHLVEAGSGILGPMPEWIKEYTRANLAALGINVLTGVTVRSYENGIVTLSDGMMFDNSMLVWSAGVKTPAFVEKTPFSKERQGRLSVDEYLRVKDNIFVAGDCAGMTYKGELIRMGIQFSIEEAGSIARNIARDIRRKKLRRFVPIDPGYIIPMANNLSCGMVFGRRVRGRAATCAHYLMCLVRLRGLKNKKVLFTALMRKRT, encoded by the coding sequence ATGGCGCAGGAAAATATCATCATCATAGGCGGAGGGTTCGCCGGCCTGGTCCTTGCGGAGAGGTTATCCGCCCGGAAGAACAGCCTGGGGACGGGTACCCGTATCATCCTGATAGACAAAAAAGATGATTCACATTTCCTTCCCGGGATACCCGACATAATAGGGAGGGGAGTGCCTTCCGGTATATTCAAGTATCCCATTGCTAAACACGCGGCACGGCACGGGTATGTCCATTTAAAACATAATGTTACCTCTATCGATCCCACCAGGAACGTAGTGGAGGCGGGAGGGTTCAGGATCGGATACGAATATCTGGTCATAGCCGCCGGGTCCGAGACCAATTTTTACGGTAATGATAAAATAAAGAATGCGGCGTTCAGGTTCGATGACGCTGACGACGTGGTAAAAGTGCTGGAAGCCGTTAATGAGGATAAGTATGAAAGGTACCTGATCTGCGGTGGGGGGTATACCGGTGTGGAGATCGCCACTTCTCTCAGGATATTCCTGTCCCGCGGAAAAAAGAATAAAGAGATACACCTTGTTGAGGCTGGTAGCGGGATACTGGGCCCTATGCCGGAGTGGATAAAAGAGTATACGCGTGCTAACCTTGCCGCTTTGGGGATCAACGTCCTGACCGGCGTTACGGTCAGATCGTACGAGAACGGGATCGTGACCCTCTCGGACGGTATGATGTTCGATAATTCCATGCTTGTCTGGTCCGCTGGAGTGAAAACGCCCGCGTTCGTTGAAAAAACGCCTTTTTCGAAAGAGAGACAGGGCAGGTTATCCGTGGATGAGTACCTCAGGGTAAAAGATAACATATTCGTAGCGGGGGACTGTGCCGGAATGACGTATAAAGGTGAACTTATCAGGATGGGGATACAGTTCTCTATAGAGGAGGCCGGAAGCATAGCCCGGAACATAGCCAGAGATATACGACGAAAGAAATTGAGGAGATTCGTCCCGATAGATCCCGGGTATATCATTCCCATGGCAAATAACCTTTCTTGTGGTATGGTGTTCGGCCGCAGGGTCCGTGGGCGGGCGGCGACATGCGCACATTACCTGATGTGCCTGGTACGTTTACGTGGGCTGAAAAATAAAAAAGTATTGTTCACCGCGCTCATGAGGAAAAGAACATAG
- a CDS encoding glycosyltransferase family 9 protein: MRDFKNILVVRTDRMGDVVLTIPAIRALRHKFPCAKISLWVDPSTRELVDGLPFIDEFILENRSAGWWGYLSHIRTLRKKKFDLAVIYHTKKHTNLACFLAGIPYRLGYKNKKYGFLLNHPVKDRRHLGTKHEVEYCMDLLEDIGAKDGDLDLQVTIHKGSEEWADRYFREKKLTDRPVIALHPSASCPTRLWPTKSYAELAQRLIRENDVYIMIVGGADARPAAEAIKKTAGNRVFDLTGETTLSQLTSILKRCQGLVSNDSGPVHVGAAIGIPVISLFLRSQAGINPQRWRPLGKNSVLLQNENGEEILLDAQSHVISGKFDSISVNKVLLRCQTSILGILRMFHFMVEEGPLFFLHEHLHQFGV; this comes from the coding sequence ATGCGGGACTTCAAGAATATTCTCGTGGTGCGTACCGATCGCATGGGGGATGTAGTTCTGACCATACCGGCTATACGCGCTTTACGCCATAAGTTCCCCTGCGCGAAGATCTCGTTGTGGGTTGACCCGTCGACCAGGGAACTTGTAGATGGTCTACCGTTCATCGATGAATTTATCCTTGAGAATAGATCCGCCGGATGGTGGGGGTATTTAAGCCACATCAGGACCTTAAGGAAGAAGAAATTCGACCTGGCTGTAATATACCATACTAAAAAACATACGAACCTGGCGTGTTTTCTTGCCGGGATCCCGTACAGGCTGGGATATAAGAATAAGAAATACGGTTTTTTGTTAAATCATCCCGTTAAGGACAGGCGTCATTTGGGGACCAAGCATGAAGTGGAATATTGCATGGACCTCCTAGAAGATATCGGGGCAAAAGACGGGGACCTGGACCTTCAGGTCACTATACATAAAGGGTCGGAAGAGTGGGCGGACCGGTATTTTCGCGAGAAAAAGCTCACGGACAGACCCGTTATCGCGCTTCATCCCAGCGCAAGCTGCCCGACAAGGTTATGGCCGACGAAGTCGTATGCCGAATTGGCCCAGCGGCTTATAAGGGAAAATGACGTATACATAATGATCGTTGGAGGGGCAGATGCCCGTCCTGCCGCCGAGGCCATAAAAAAGACCGCCGGGAACCGCGTATTCGATCTTACGGGCGAGACTACGCTTTCCCAGCTAACCAGCATACTCAAGCGTTGTCAGGGCCTTGTGTCGAATGATTCCGGGCCGGTCCATGTGGGTGCCGCAATAGGGATACCGGTGATATCGCTTTTCCTGCGGTCACAGGCCGGGATCAACCCACAAAGATGGCGCCCGCTGGGAAAGAACAGTGTGCTTCTCCAGAACGAAAATGGGGAAGAGATACTCCTTGATGCCCAAAGCCATGTCATAAGCGGAAAATTCGATTCTATAAGCGTGAACAAAGTCCTGCTTAGATGCCAGACGTCTATTCTTGGGATACTAAGAATGTTCCATTTCATGGTCGAGGAAGGTCCGCTTTTCTTTCTTCATGAACATTTGCATCAATTCGGGGTATAG
- the sbtA gene encoding SbtA family thio(seleno)oxazole RiPP natural product precursor produces MDKKMIKKLLAGFSVAGLIAGLGTFTVHAEGASSCGKGSCGSKNAGMSESGEKQDTSMASKEDADKTGTEEASSDAGMSSCGKGSCGKGSETCGS; encoded by the coding sequence ATGGATAAAAAAATGATCAAGAAGCTGCTTGCGGGGTTCAGTGTCGCGGGGCTCATCGCTGGTCTGGGTACTTTTACCGTACACGCCGAAGGAGCTTCAAGCTGCGGTAAGGGCTCATGCGGGAGCAAGAATGCCGGGATGTCGGAATCCGGCGAAAAACAGGATACTTCCATGGCCAGTAAAGAGGATGCCGACAAAACGGGGACCGAAGAAGCCTCCTCCGACGCGGGAATGTCGTCCTGTGGGAAGGGGTCATGCGGAAAAGGTTCCGAGACATGCGGGAGTTAA